The Hymenobacter oligotrophus genome has a window encoding:
- a CDS encoding ABC transporter permease subunit encodes MAKLLVWRIGVALGTAWLVASAVFLLSRAVAASSPQLFAAEQLTPTASSAARVATEQQYRLRLGLHQPLFYFGLLPWQWHGPRNQYHRWLTHLSRGHLGTSYRDGTAVEEHLGAALRVTLPLTGTALVLTALLALGAAMAAARKAPVRRLLLPLVYLFDSLPLFVVGLLLLVLLASPDFWPLFPSYGLESGAAPWLGNPFLDRAYHLVLPVLSLVVVGFPAVFLPTAAALRQQWQQPYVTTALAKGTPAPRVWRRHVLPNALPVFVSRVTELLPEVVAGAVVVELVFALPGMGRLLVEAAASRDLPLLIGGVLLVAVARVLAWVLADAAQMVIDPRTRTS; translated from the coding sequence ATGGCAAAACTGCTGGTATGGCGCATTGGCGTAGCCCTCGGCACTGCGTGGCTGGTGGCCTCGGCGGTGTTTCTGCTGAGCCGCGCCGTGGCCGCCAGCTCGCCGCAGCTGTTTGCCGCCGAGCAGCTTACGCCCACAGCCAGCTCGGCTGCCCGCGTAGCAACGGAGCAGCAATATCGCCTGCGCTTGGGCCTGCATCAACCGTTGTTTTACTTTGGCTTGCTGCCTTGGCAGTGGCACGGCCCGCGCAACCAGTACCATCGCTGGCTAACCCATTTAAGCCGCGGGCACCTAGGCACCTCGTACCGCGACGGCACCGCTGTGGAAGAGCACCTCGGAGCTGCGCTGCGGGTTACGTTGCCGCTTACAGGCACGGCGCTGGTGCTAACGGCATTGCTGGCCCTAGGTGCAGCCATGGCCGCTGCGCGCAAGGCACCCGTACGCCGCTTGCTGCTGCCGCTGGTGTACTTATTCGATAGCTTGCCTTTGTTTGTGGTGGGTTTGTTGTTGCTGGTGCTGCTGGCCAGCCCCGATTTTTGGCCGCTGTTTCCTTCCTACGGCCTTGAGTCGGGCGCGGCGCCCTGGCTGGGCAACCCGTTTCTCGACCGAGCTTACCACTTGGTGCTGCCGGTGCTGAGCCTAGTAGTAGTCGGCTTCCCGGCTGTGTTTTTGCCTACGGCGGCGGCGCTGCGGCAGCAGTGGCAGCAACCTTACGTTACCACGGCCCTGGCCAAGGGCACGCCCGCCCCAAGGGTTTGGCGGAGGCACGTGTTGCCCAATGCGCTGCCCGTTTTTGTGAGCCGCGTAACCGAGCTGCTGCCCGAGGTTGTGGCCGGCGCAGTGGTAGTTGAGCTGGTGTTTGCCCTGCCCGGTATGGGCCGCCTGCTGGTGGAGGCCGCCGCCAGCCGCGACTTGCCCTTGCTAATTGGCGGAGTGCTGCTAGTGGCCGTGGCGCGCGTGTTGGCGTGGGTATTGGCCGATGCTGCGCAAATGGTAATCGACCCACGCACCCGCACCAGCTAA
- a CDS encoding ABC transporter substrate-binding protein, which translates to MLQFSFPRLIVVLSLCVCCACTSSSSKQSSAPTTVRVCWPRDPESLNPVTLPNAYAIQINNLLYQSLLTVDGSQRRFVPWLATAMPVVRRTDSLTYISYQLRSEATWDNGRPVLASDVLFSLKTIACPGLPNESLRSTLGFVQDVQLDAQNPRRFTLVCRGYAPEYRTTSGDFPVLPEYLLDPDTLLRRVPARQLLAGDSALNQVAAVQAFRQRFEQGGQWRDPRTVRGSGAYQLVSWQAGQRVVLERKNKWWGDALQNAGFPLVANPRRLEFHIVPNAATALLALRRGELDVYPNMPGPDFAQLRNTDSVDFHLYSPASYRVVVMEINTQQRSLSEARTRQAFAHLVDAQRLMQATQFGLGQRSTSLISPRERWVYHDSLPLRPYSPPQAAALLQQAGWQRSSNGWRRAGNNAQVLAPRLFYAAGDRTYETIALLLQQAARQIGLAISLHPTEAGQLSALRREGNFDLCLRTLYGNPFSYDLRPLLHTGSIGEGGVNRTRFGNPASDRLLDAIVSTEDSTQKVRLLHKLQTVLYVQTPMVPLFFEPNRLAVAKRFGSVRPSGLEPGYDLPAFTLTPTPRP; encoded by the coding sequence ATGTTACAATTCTCGTTCCCTAGGCTGATTGTTGTTCTCAGCCTGTGCGTTTGCTGCGCTTGTACCTCGTCGTCATCCAAGCAATCGTCCGCGCCGACTACGGTGCGGGTGTGCTGGCCCCGCGACCCTGAGTCCCTGAACCCGGTAACCCTGCCCAACGCCTACGCCATCCAAATCAACAACCTGCTTTACCAAAGCCTGTTGACGGTGGATGGCAGCCAGCGCCGCTTTGTGCCGTGGCTGGCCACCGCCATGCCGGTGGTGCGGCGCACCGATTCCCTGACATACATCAGCTACCAACTACGCTCCGAAGCTACCTGGGACAACGGCCGCCCAGTGTTGGCTTCGGACGTATTATTTAGCCTGAAAACCATTGCCTGCCCAGGCCTGCCCAACGAAAGCCTGCGCAGCACGCTGGGCTTTGTGCAGGATGTGCAGCTCGATGCCCAAAACCCGCGCCGCTTTACGCTGGTGTGCCGGGGCTACGCGCCGGAATACCGCACCACCAGCGGCGACTTCCCGGTGTTGCCCGAGTACTTGCTCGACCCCGATACACTGCTCCGGCGGGTGCCCGCGCGCCAGCTGCTCGCCGGCGACTCGGCACTAAACCAGGTGGCTGCGGTGCAGGCTTTTCGGCAGCGCTTTGAGCAAGGCGGGCAGTGGCGCGACCCGCGCACCGTGCGGGGCAGCGGCGCGTATCAGCTCGTAAGCTGGCAAGCGGGCCAGCGCGTGGTGTTGGAGCGCAAAAACAAATGGTGGGGCGATGCGCTCCAAAACGCCGGTTTTCCGTTGGTGGCCAATCCGCGGCGACTGGAGTTTCACATAGTGCCCAACGCTGCAACGGCTCTGTTGGCCCTGCGCCGCGGCGAGCTGGATGTGTACCCAAACATGCCAGGCCCCGATTTTGCGCAGTTGCGCAACACCGATTCGGTTGATTTTCATTTGTACTCCCCGGCGTCGTACCGGGTGGTGGTGATGGAAATCAACACCCAACAGCGCAGCCTAAGCGAGGCGCGTACCCGCCAGGCTTTTGCTCATTTGGTTGATGCCCAGCGCCTGATGCAGGCAACGCAATTTGGGCTGGGCCAGCGCAGCACGAGTCTTATTAGCCCGCGCGAGCGGTGGGTTTACCACGATAGCCTGCCCCTGCGCCCCTATTCGCCTCCGCAGGCCGCGGCTTTGCTGCAGCAAGCTGGCTGGCAGCGTAGCTCCAACGGTTGGCGCCGTGCGGGCAACAATGCCCAAGTGCTGGCTCCGCGCTTGTTTTACGCCGCCGGCGACCGTACCTACGAAACCATTGCCTTGCTGCTGCAACAAGCAGCTCGGCAAATTGGCCTTGCCATTAGCCTGCACCCCACCGAAGCCGGGCAGCTCTCGGCCCTGCGCCGCGAGGGCAACTTCGATTTGTGCTTGCGCACGTTGTACGGCAACCCATTTTCGTACGACCTACGCCCGCTGTTGCATACGGGCAGCATCGGCGAAGGCGGGGTAAACCGTACGCGTTTCGGCAACCCCGCTTCCGACCGCCTCCTCGACGCTATCGTGAGCACCGAAGACTCGACGCAAAAGGTGCGTTTGCTGCACAAGCTGCAAACGGTGCTGTACGTGCAAACGCCCATGGTGCCGCTGTTTTTCGAACCCAACCGCCTGGCCGTGGCGAAACGCTTCGGCAGCGTGCGCCCGAGCGGCCTCGAACCAGGCTACGACTTGCCCGCCTTCACCCTGACGCCAACCCCAAGGCCCTAG
- a CDS encoding ABC transporter permease — protein sequence MRTASAAWVGRAAAVAWLLLLGVAAALAVLRPEQWLTVPVDVLQINLPPSGQHWLGTDAFGRDVLRDVVAGTHSLLTLSVPAAVLTSLCGMLLGAAAGSWGNAGLRAPRLALGVTGAGLLLALLMPAAHFLGWVTAALLAAAAASRVPQRSVAIPLDQLLQLVSTFLGSLPRLLLVLLLAAVHAPSTLWLIGLLTFTCWPSTARLVRVQVIQIKQQGYIEAAYAAGFTARRVLLRHVLPNAWATLRAALPLNLATCIALQTTLAFLGVGLSPERADWGRTLATARLEPAAWWVVMGAALPLATTIICLHALLATRSGHK from the coding sequence ATGCGCACAGCGTCGGCAGCTTGGGTTGGGCGTGCGGCGGCCGTAGCTTGGCTGCTGTTGCTGGGCGTTGCAGCGGCGCTTGCCGTGCTGCGGCCCGAGCAGTGGCTTACCGTGCCGGTTGATGTGCTGCAAATCAATCTTCCGCCCTCGGGGCAGCACTGGCTCGGCACCGATGCATTCGGTCGCGACGTGCTCCGCGACGTGGTGGCCGGTACCCATTCGCTGCTGACGCTGAGTGTACCGGCGGCGGTGCTTACCTCGCTGTGCGGCATGTTGCTGGGTGCAGCGGCCGGCTCTTGGGGCAACGCGGGCCTGCGGGCACCTAGGCTGGCTTTGGGTGTAACTGGCGCCGGTCTGCTACTAGCCTTATTGATGCCGGCAGCTCATTTTCTGGGGTGGGTTACGGCGGCTTTGCTTGCGGCTGCGGCTGCCAGCCGTGTGCCCCAACGCTCCGTTGCCATACCCCTCGATCAGCTGCTGCAATTAGTTAGCACTTTTTTGGGCTCGTTGCCGCGGTTACTGCTGGTGCTGCTGCTTGCGGCCGTCCACGCTCCTTCCACCTTGTGGCTTATCGGTTTGCTCACGTTCACGTGCTGGCCGTCTACCGCCCGGCTGGTTCGCGTTCAGGTAATTCAAATAAAACAGCAAGGCTACATCGAGGCAGCATACGCCGCAGGTTTCACTGCGAGGCGGGTGCTGCTGCGCCACGTGTTACCCAACGCCTGGGCCACGTTGCGGGCCGCGCTGCCGCTAAACTTGGCCACGTGCATTGCCTTGCAAACCACGCTGGCGTTTTTGGGTGTTGGCTTATCGCCCGAGCGCGCCGATTGGGGCCGCACGCTGGCCACGGCTCGGCTCGAGCCTGCGGCTTGGTGGGTAGTAATGGGGGCAGCGCTGCCTTTGGCTACTACCATTATTTGCCTGCACGCGCTGTTAGCTACCCGATCGGGGCATAAATAG
- a CDS encoding biotin--[acetyl-CoA-carboxylase] ligase: protein MSTQSRKNQVEQISPQTLFTGQQVIWLPECGSTNTEARELLGQNRATEGCTVITNSQTAGRGQRGNQWEAAPGENLTLSVVWRPVFLPAAAQFQLNLAVALGVHDWAAGLLGPDPALRLKWPNDLFYQDQKLGGILIENTLSGAQIHFSIVGIGLNINQTGFGVPTATSLGLLTGRAYALGPLATRLLEHLERRYLQLRAGQYQALRADYLRVLYRHDGEWHAFEVAGQPLQGRIADVTETGQLVLELSNGQHRQFGLQEIKHVLPNAVKL, encoded by the coding sequence TTGTCAACACAAAGTAGGAAAAATCAGGTGGAGCAAATCAGCCCTCAAACCCTGTTCACGGGCCAACAGGTAATATGGTTGCCCGAATGCGGCTCCACAAACACCGAAGCACGCGAGTTGCTAGGCCAAAACCGCGCCACCGAGGGCTGCACCGTCATAACGAACAGCCAAACGGCCGGCCGTGGGCAGCGGGGCAACCAGTGGGAGGCGGCGCCTGGCGAAAACCTAACGTTATCGGTGGTGTGGCGGCCGGTGTTTTTGCCAGCAGCGGCGCAGTTCCAGCTGAACCTTGCCGTAGCGTTGGGAGTGCACGATTGGGCCGCCGGCTTGCTCGGCCCCGACCCCGCCCTGCGGCTAAAATGGCCCAACGATTTGTTTTACCAAGATCAGAAGCTGGGCGGCATTCTGATCGAGAACACACTTAGCGGCGCACAAATTCATTTTAGTATAGTCGGAATTGGATTGAACATTAACCAGACCGGCTTCGGCGTGCCCACGGCCACGTCGCTCGGGCTGCTCACTGGGCGCGCCTATGCCCTAGGTCCGTTGGCCACGCGCCTGCTCGAGCACCTAGAGCGCCGCTACCTGCAGCTGCGCGCCGGCCAGTACCAAGCCTTGCGCGCCGATTACCTGCGCGTGCTGTACCGCCACGATGGCGAGTGGCACGCCTTTGAGGTAGCCGGCCAACCGCTGCAGGGCCGCATTGCCGACGTAACCGAAACCGGACAGCTGGTGCTGGAGCTAAGCAACGGGCAGCACCGGCAGTTTGGCCTGCAGGAGATAAAGCACGTGCTGCCGAACGCGGTTAAACTTTAG
- a CDS encoding DinB family protein — protein sequence MPATAAPRTADFLDQMTRAVEEARTVAQERFRPLSEDQLNRRPSPSKWSVGQCLEHLNIIGGLYLPVMSQRVRKAQERGARPAEFVKNGFIGRRLTAAMLTPAREKPMKTPQQFAPSGSRLPRTVVEVFIRQLDELLNVLHQARDINANAVRIPNTLIPLVRLRLTDQFAFLIAHLQRHVAQAERVLDSKPR from the coding sequence ATGCCCGCCACCGCTGCCCCACGTACCGCCGATTTCCTCGACCAAATGACCCGCGCTGTGGAGGAAGCGCGCACCGTTGCGCAGGAGCGTTTCCGGCCCCTCAGCGAAGACCAGCTCAACCGCCGGCCTTCGCCCAGCAAGTGGAGCGTAGGCCAGTGCCTCGAGCATCTCAACATCATCGGCGGCCTGTACTTGCCCGTAATGAGCCAGCGCGTGCGCAAAGCCCAGGAGCGCGGTGCCCGTCCGGCCGAGTTCGTGAAAAACGGCTTTATCGGCCGCCGCCTTACGGCCGCCATGCTCACGCCCGCCCGCGAAAAGCCCATGAAAACGCCCCAGCAGTTTGCGCCCAGCGGCTCGCGCCTGCCGCGCACGGTGGTGGAGGTGTTCATTCGCCAGCTCGACGAACTGCTGAACGTGTTGCACCAGGCCCGCGACATCAACGCCAACGCCGTGCGCATTCCCAACACGCTCATCCCGTTGGTGCGCCTGCGCCTTACCGATCAGTTTGCTTTCCTGATTGCGCACCTGCAGCGCCACGTGGCCCAGGCCGAGCGCGTGCTCGACTCGAAACCGCGCTAG
- the rsfS gene encoding ribosome silencing factor, with translation MKITPVRQDSDNLADIIVRGMQDKKASDIVVLNLKNLKNAVADYFVICSATSDTQLDAIARSVEEEVEKTTGQNPWQSEGRQNREWVLLDYVDVVVHVFLRDRRSFYALEELWGDAEISYIEEETAVK, from the coding sequence ATGAAAATTACCCCGGTTCGGCAGGATTCGGACAACTTGGCAGACATCATCGTGCGCGGCATGCAGGACAAAAAGGCGTCCGACATCGTTGTGCTTAATCTTAAAAATCTCAAAAACGCTGTTGCCGATTACTTCGTCATCTGCTCGGCCACTTCCGATACCCAGCTCGATGCCATTGCCCGCTCGGTGGAAGAAGAAGTAGAGAAAACCACCGGCCAAAACCCTTGGCAGAGCGAAGGCCGCCAGAACCGCGAGTGGGTACTGCTCGACTACGTCGACGTAGTGGTGCACGTGTTCCTGCGCGACCGTCGTTCGTTCTACGCGCTCGAGGAGCTGTGGGGCGACGCCGAAATTTCGTACATCGAAGAGGAAACGGCGGTTAAGTAA
- the ftsH gene encoding ATP-dependent zinc metalloprotease FtsH, which translates to MPDNTPSPKKKKPMLPTPGAPRPGVQLWVLLGLTVLVFGFYYLSKGSSAIEIKQQEFEQMLQAGDVRDVTLVNDRLVEVTLKREALQNAKYNQQLRTRGPLVSDQGPHYSFRVIDGKTFKEDYDKLQATIPAEQRVGLGVDTRTGFGEIFTNWAFFIILLVGFWFLMRRMSGAAGPGGQIFSIGKSRAALFEGGDKVKITFKDVAGLEEAKEEVQEIVEFLKNPSKFTVLGGKIPKGALLVGPPGTGKTLLAKAVAGEADVPFFSLSGSDFVEMFVGVGAARVRDLFKQAKAKAPCIIFIDEIDAIGRSRSRGNVPGGNDERENTLNSLLVEMDGFGTDSGVIILAATNRPDTLDSALLRPGRFDRQISVDKPDIIGRTQIFGVHLKPLALSPDVDAKKLAAQTPGFAGAEIANVCNEAALIAARRDKKMVTMQDFQDAIDRVIGGLEKKNKLISPEEKKIVAYHEAGHAIAGWFLEHADPLVKVSIVPRGVAALGYAQYLPKEQFLYNTEQLTDEMCMALGGRAAEELVFGKISTGALSDLERITKMAYSIVTMYGMNTKLGNISFYDSKGSGEYGFTKPYSEATAQMIDEEVRKIIEDAYNRTKNLLTLRRRELEIVARELLEKEILLQDDLERLVGKRPFDAQTTYQAHTAGTDRSETLSERKQEHPVPLSNDLPELNLPGHTNGTPDGHSAAEPSVPTGSTIA; encoded by the coding sequence ATGCCAGATAACACCCCTTCTCCGAAAAAGAAAAAGCCCATGCTGCCCACGCCCGGTGCCCCGCGCCCCGGTGTGCAGCTGTGGGTGCTGCTCGGGCTGACGGTGCTCGTGTTTGGGTTTTACTACCTAAGCAAGGGCAGCTCGGCTATCGAAATCAAGCAGCAAGAGTTCGAGCAGATGCTGCAGGCTGGCGACGTGCGCGACGTAACCCTCGTGAACGACCGCCTGGTAGAGGTAACGCTGAAGCGCGAAGCCCTGCAAAATGCCAAATACAACCAACAGCTGCGTACCCGCGGTCCGCTCGTGTCGGACCAAGGCCCGCACTACAGCTTCCGCGTAATCGACGGCAAAACCTTCAAGGAAGACTACGACAAGCTGCAGGCCACCATTCCGGCCGAGCAGCGCGTAGGCCTTGGGGTAGATACCCGCACTGGCTTTGGTGAAATATTTACCAACTGGGCGTTCTTTATCATTCTGTTGGTGGGCTTCTGGTTCTTGATGCGCCGCATGAGCGGGGCAGCCGGACCCGGTGGCCAGATTTTCAGCATCGGTAAGTCACGCGCGGCTTTGTTTGAAGGCGGCGACAAGGTGAAAATCACCTTTAAAGACGTAGCCGGCCTCGAGGAAGCCAAAGAAGAGGTGCAGGAAATCGTAGAGTTTCTGAAGAACCCTTCGAAGTTCACCGTGCTGGGTGGCAAAATCCCGAAAGGCGCTTTGCTGGTAGGCCCCCCCGGCACCGGCAAAACCTTGCTAGCCAAAGCCGTAGCCGGCGAGGCCGATGTGCCTTTCTTCTCGCTGTCGGGTTCCGACTTCGTGGAGATGTTTGTGGGTGTGGGCGCTGCCCGCGTGCGCGACTTGTTTAAGCAAGCCAAGGCCAAAGCTCCCTGCATCATCTTTATCGACGAGATTGACGCCATTGGCCGCAGCCGTTCGCGCGGCAACGTGCCCGGCGGCAACGACGAGCGCGAGAACACGCTGAACTCGCTGCTGGTAGAAATGGACGGTTTCGGTACCGACTCGGGGGTTATCATCCTGGCCGCTACCAACCGCCCCGATACCCTCGACTCCGCGCTGCTGCGTCCCGGTCGCTTCGACCGTCAGATTTCCGTCGACAAACCCGACATCATCGGCCGTACCCAAATCTTTGGCGTGCACCTGAAGCCGCTGGCCTTGTCGCCCGACGTGGACGCCAAGAAGCTGGCCGCCCAAACGCCTGGCTTTGCCGGCGCCGAAATTGCCAACGTTTGCAACGAAGCCGCTCTTATTGCCGCCCGCCGCGACAAGAAGATGGTAACGATGCAGGACTTCCAAGATGCCATCGACCGCGTGATTGGTGGCCTCGAGAAGAAGAACAAGCTTATCTCGCCCGAGGAAAAGAAAATCGTAGCCTACCACGAAGCTGGCCACGCCATTGCGGGCTGGTTCCTGGAGCACGCCGATCCGTTGGTGAAGGTGAGCATTGTGCCCCGCGGTGTGGCTGCCCTAGGTTACGCGCAATACCTGCCCAAAGAGCAGTTTCTATATAACACGGAGCAGCTCACCGACGAGATGTGCATGGCCCTAGGTGGCCGCGCCGCCGAGGAGTTGGTGTTCGGCAAGATTTCAACGGGTGCTTTGTCCGACCTGGAGCGCATCACCAAGATGGCTTACAGCATCGTGACGATGTACGGCATGAACACCAAGCTGGGCAACATCTCCTTTTACGATTCGAAAGGTTCGGGTGAGTACGGCTTTACTAAGCCCTACTCCGAAGCCACGGCCCAGATGATCGATGAAGAAGTGCGCAAAATCATCGAGGATGCCTACAACCGCACCAAAAACCTGCTCACTTTGCGTCGGCGCGAGTTGGAAATAGTAGCTCGCGAACTGCTCGAAAAGGAAATCCTGCTGCAGGACGACTTGGAGCGCCTCGTAGGCAAGCGCCCGTTTGATGCGCAAACCACTTACCAGGCCCACACCGCCGGAACCGACCGCTCCGAAACCCTGAGCGAACGGAAGCAAGAGCACCCGGTGCCCCTGAGCAACGACTTGCCCGAGCTGAACCTGCCAGGCCACACCAACGGCACGCCGGATGGGCACTCGGCCGCGGAGCCATCGGTACCAACCGGCAGCACCATTGCCTAA